In Pseudonocardia sp. DSM 110487, the sequence ACGAGTTCCTGACACGGGTGGGGCCGGGCACGCCGATGGGCGATCTCCTGCGCCGGTACTGGACGCCAGCGCTGCTGGTCAGCGAGGTGCCGACGCCGGCGGGAGACCCCGTGCGCGTGCGGTTGCTCGGCGAGGACCTCGTCGCCTTCCGGGACGCGTACGGCAAGGTCGGGCTGATCCAGGAGAACTGCCCGCACCGCGGCGCGTCACTGTTCTACGGCCGCAACGAGCTCGGTCCGGACGGCACCTGCGGGCTGCGGTGTCCGTACCACGGCTGGCAGTTCGGCGCCGACGGCACCTGCATCGACATGCCGAGCGAGCCGCCCACCAGCACGTTCAAGGAGCGGGTGCGGGCGAGGTCCTACCCCACCCACGAGTCCGGCGGGATCGTGTGGACCTACATGGGTCCGGCCGAGGCGATGACGCCGTTCCGCGACTTCGGCACCGAGTCGCTCGAGCCCGACGAGGTCGCCGCCACCAAGCTGCACACCAGCTGCAACTGGATGCAGGCGATGGAGGGCAACATGGACACCTCCCACATCTCGTGGCTGCACCAGTGGAACGGCGTCGACGACATCCCGGACGACGGGAGCGACAAGCCCGGCTACCCCACGAACGCGATGTCGTGGACGTTCTGGAAGCACGACCGCGCGCCGCGCCTCGAGATCGAGGACACCTGGTACGGCTTCAAGTACGTGGGCATCCGCACCACCCCCGCCGGGCACACCCACGTGCGGATGAGCGCGTACTGCTACCCGTACCACACGGTGATCGCATCGGTGCCCTTCAGCACCCAGCACGGCCTGTTCGTGCCCGCCGACGACCACAACACGTACCGCTACAGCTTCGCCACCCGCGTGAACGAGGGCATCGAGGAGGTCGGGGGCACCAACCTCTTCGCGGTGAGCCCGTTCGAGTTCGGGCCTGCGGAAGTCGGCCGCAACGGGGTCATCCCGCGGCGCTACACCCTCGAGAACGACTACGGCATCGACCGCGAGGACCAGCGCACCACCACCTACTCCGGCGTGCGCGAGTTCATCAGCCAGGACTTCATGGTCACCGAGACCATGGGCCCGATCTACGACCGCTCGCAGGAGCACCTCGGCACGTCCGACAAGGCGATCATCCGGATGCGCCGCCTGCTGATC encodes:
- a CDS encoding Rieske 2Fe-2S domain-containing protein encodes the protein MLSAQDNEFLTRVGPGTPMGDLLRRYWTPALLVSEVPTPAGDPVRVRLLGEDLVAFRDAYGKVGLIQENCPHRGASLFYGRNELGPDGTCGLRCPYHGWQFGADGTCIDMPSEPPTSTFKERVRARSYPTHESGGIVWTYMGPAEAMTPFRDFGTESLEPDEVAATKLHTSCNWMQAMEGNMDTSHISWLHQWNGVDDIPDDGSDKPGYPTNAMSWTFWKHDRAPRLEIEDTWYGFKYVGIRTTPAGHTHVRMSAYCYPYHTVIASVPFSTQHGLFVPADDHNTYRYSFATRVNEGIEEVGGTNLFAVSPFEFGPAEVGRNGVIPRRYTLENDYGIDREDQRTTTYSGVREFISQDFMVTETMGPIYDRSQEHLGTSDKAIIRMRRLLIAAAKRLAEGVEPPAVAGDLDYRGIRSAEKILEDGEDWRLLGTDADPMVQRYDPGNTRLPAAGN